A part of Actinoallomurus bryophytorum genomic DNA contains:
- a CDS encoding HesA/MoeB/ThiF family protein: protein MNGSRTIPQIVELMSSGERPPVTAPQIMDTIESLFQAGHLEDANSLEPETLSPRERERYGRGHAYFRWVDTLPRKGSWDVQLRLRDARVVVVGVGGAGGAAAQGLAATGVGHLHCVDSDIVELSNLNRQVLYNEDDLGKPKVDVAVARLGRLNSDIKITGERSTVRGQADLEALAEDCDVLVLAADRPEIIRTWANRACLAKNVPWVGGGYHGALLTVGVFKPGDGACWECLKLAEARRPEMSIFRPEDESSFGTQTPGHPVTAASAGMAGLLMTHAAISLLTGVPALPAGRVYGMNLVALTDPVLVSHPRQPGCPACGTT from the coding sequence ATGAACGGCTCTCGCACCATCCCGCAGATCGTCGAATTGATGTCCTCGGGCGAGCGGCCACCGGTCACGGCGCCGCAGATCATGGACACGATCGAGTCCTTGTTCCAAGCGGGACATCTCGAAGACGCGAACAGCCTGGAACCCGAGACGCTCTCCCCGCGTGAACGGGAGCGCTACGGCCGCGGTCACGCCTACTTCCGATGGGTGGACACGCTGCCCCGGAAAGGCTCCTGGGACGTGCAGTTGAGGCTCCGCGACGCGCGCGTGGTGGTGGTCGGTGTCGGTGGTGCCGGGGGCGCGGCGGCTCAGGGTCTGGCCGCGACCGGAGTGGGGCATCTGCACTGCGTCGACTCCGACATCGTGGAGTTGTCGAACCTCAACCGGCAGGTTCTTTATAACGAGGATGACCTCGGCAAGCCGAAGGTGGATGTCGCGGTCGCCCGACTGGGCCGGTTGAACTCAGATATCAAGATCACAGGCGAGCGAAGCACCGTGCGCGGCCAGGCCGACCTGGAGGCTCTGGCGGAAGACTGCGACGTGCTCGTCCTGGCCGCCGACCGACCGGAGATCATTCGCACCTGGGCCAACCGTGCCTGTCTGGCCAAGAACGTTCCGTGGGTCGGCGGTGGATATCACGGCGCACTACTGACGGTGGGCGTCTTCAAGCCGGGCGACGGTGCTTGCTGGGAATGTCTGAAGCTCGCAGAGGCGCGCCGACCGGAAATGTCGATCTTCAGACCGGAAGACGAGTCGTCTTTCGGCACGCAGACACCCGGGCATCCGGTGACGGCGGCCTCGGCCGGGATGGCGGGCCTCCTCATGACACACGCGGCCATCTCCCTGCTCACAGGGGTGCCGGCCCTGCCGGCCGGACGTGTCTACGGCATGAATCTGGTCGCGTTGACCGACCCCGTACTCGTCTCTCACCCTCGCCAACCCGGCTGTCCCGCCTGCGGGACGACCTAG
- a CDS encoding DinB family protein, with the protein MFTADGTPSDDDARENGPTLGDERTTLVESLRCQRLTLEMKCAGLDAEAMARRSVEPSTMSLLGLVRHLAEVERATFRVLMSGQDVPRLFCSDTDRDGDFDGAVADPQVVAEAWDAWRTEVDFATRFVAEARSLDITGDDPLNLHGSGGGPMSLRVVLVGLIEEYARHMGHADLLRERIDGRMGQ; encoded by the coding sequence ATGTTCACCGCGGACGGCACGCCGTCTGACGACGATGCGCGTGAGAACGGACCGACGCTGGGGGACGAGCGCACCACGCTGGTCGAATCCCTGCGCTGTCAGCGCCTCACGCTGGAGATGAAATGCGCGGGTCTCGACGCGGAGGCCATGGCGCGGCGCTCCGTCGAGCCGTCGACGATGTCGCTCCTTGGGCTGGTGCGGCACCTGGCCGAGGTGGAGCGGGCGACGTTCCGGGTGCTGATGTCGGGACAGGACGTGCCCCGGCTGTTCTGCTCCGACACCGATCGCGACGGTGACTTCGATGGCGCGGTCGCCGATCCCCAGGTGGTCGCGGAGGCTTGGGACGCGTGGCGTACGGAGGTGGACTTCGCGACACGGTTCGTCGCCGAGGCGCGCAGTCTCGACATCACCGGCGACGATCCATTGAATCTGCATGGCAGCGGGGGAGGGCCGATGTCGCTGCGCGTGGTGCTGGTCGGACTGATCGAGGAGTACGCCCGTCACATGGGCCACGCCGACCTGTTGCGCGAGCGGATCGACGGACGTATGGGCCAGTGA
- a CDS encoding DUF4236 domain-containing protein, with the protein MGLMFRKRKRFGPLVFNFTENGMSSWTIKVGRWSWNSRSRAHRYDLPGPMSWKQDKDKSKS; encoded by the coding sequence ATGGGTCTGATGTTCCGTAAGCGTAAGAGGTTCGGCCCCCTGGTTTTCAACTTCACCGAGAATGGCATGTCGTCGTGGACCATCAAGGTCGGACGATGGTCGTGGAACTCCCGGTCCCGTGCGCACCGGTACGACCTGCCCGGGCCGATGTCGTGGAAGCAGGACAAGGACAAGTCCAAGTCCTGA
- a CDS encoding helix-turn-helix domain-containing protein — MSSTTVGAELRRWRAVRRLSQLELAALAGTTQRHLSFIESGRSRPGRAIVIRLAESLGLSLRERNDLLMTVGYAPVFTESGLDETALRPVRVALEQILHGHLPYPALVIAPYGRVVAANDAVEVFTEDASLELLEPPVNMLRLMLHPQGMAARVGNLDEWGRHVIDNLRARARRSPDPRLDDFVAELAEYVPQAPVGPEHLGFSVPMRLASADGELRLITTLTSFATATDITLAELHLEAFLPADQTTAELLRVRAERYRNGRTTAASRR; from the coding sequence GTGAGCAGCACAACCGTTGGTGCGGAGCTGAGACGCTGGCGCGCGGTTCGGCGGCTCAGCCAGCTCGAACTGGCCGCGCTGGCGGGCACGACCCAACGTCATCTGAGCTTCATCGAAAGCGGCCGCTCCCGGCCGGGGCGCGCGATCGTGATCCGGCTGGCCGAGTCGCTCGGCCTGTCGCTGCGGGAGCGCAACGACCTGCTCATGACGGTCGGCTACGCGCCGGTGTTCACCGAGTCGGGCCTGGATGAGACGGCACTGCGCCCGGTCCGCGTCGCCCTCGAGCAGATCCTGCACGGCCACCTGCCGTACCCGGCCCTCGTCATCGCACCGTACGGACGGGTGGTGGCGGCCAACGACGCCGTCGAGGTGTTCACCGAGGACGCGTCACTCGAGCTGCTCGAACCGCCGGTCAACATGCTGCGGCTCATGCTCCACCCGCAGGGAATGGCGGCCAGAGTAGGAAATCTGGACGAGTGGGGCAGACACGTTATCGATAACCTTCGCGCCAGGGCACGGCGGAGCCCGGACCCGCGCCTGGACGATTTCGTCGCCGAGCTGGCCGAATATGTTCCCCAGGCCCCGGTCGGCCCCGAACACCTCGGCTTTTCCGTGCCGATGCGGCTGGCGTCGGCGGACGGAGAACTGCGCCTGATCACCACGCTGACCTCGTTCGCCACCGCGACCGACATCACGCTCGCCGAACTCCACCTGGAGGCGTTCCTGCCCGCCGACCAGACCACTGCCGAACTGCTGCGGGTCCGAGCCGAGCGGTACCGAAACGGCAGGACGACGGCCGCGAGCCGCCGGTGA
- a CDS encoding zinc-dependent alcohol dehydrogenase family protein, whose translation MKSYRLEPGRGLAGLTVHDQDEPEPGRGQVVVKIRANSIGSRDLLVLADNYVLPIRPKVVPGCEGAGEVVAVGEDVSRVKTGDRVAATVFPRWLDGPFRRENAAQLGTMIDGVLTEYAVLDEGGVVPVPEHLSFEEAAALPLAAVTAWNALTTGSALHPGATVLTLGSGAVSLFVLRFAKLAGARVLVTTSNAAKAERLRALGADEVINYRENPGWAEEVRALTDGLGVDRVVDATGPLEQSLKSVAPGGEVAFAGYWLSGTEGTTPIDPATLFMAGATLRRVATGSRAHFLELNRAVETHRLRPVIDQVFPFEQVPDAFKYCESGGGFGKVIISHT comes from the coding sequence ATGAAGAGCTATCGCCTTGAGCCGGGTCGTGGCCTCGCCGGGCTGACGGTCCACGATCAGGACGAGCCCGAACCGGGGCGCGGGCAGGTCGTGGTCAAGATCCGCGCGAACTCGATCGGCTCACGTGACCTCCTGGTACTGGCCGACAACTATGTGCTGCCCATCAGGCCCAAGGTGGTGCCCGGCTGTGAAGGGGCGGGCGAGGTCGTGGCCGTCGGCGAGGACGTCAGCCGGGTCAAGACGGGTGACCGCGTGGCGGCCACCGTCTTCCCGCGCTGGCTGGACGGCCCGTTCAGGCGCGAGAACGCCGCACAACTCGGCACCATGATCGACGGAGTTCTGACCGAGTACGCGGTGCTGGACGAGGGCGGCGTCGTGCCTGTCCCTGAGCACCTGTCGTTCGAGGAGGCCGCAGCGCTGCCGTTGGCGGCGGTGACCGCCTGGAACGCGCTGACCACCGGCAGCGCGCTACATCCCGGTGCGACCGTGCTGACACTCGGATCGGGAGCCGTGTCACTGTTCGTCCTACGGTTCGCCAAGCTGGCCGGCGCCCGGGTGCTGGTCACCACGTCCAACGCCGCCAAGGCCGAGCGACTGAGGGCGCTCGGGGCCGATGAGGTGATCAACTACCGGGAGAATCCCGGCTGGGCCGAAGAGGTACGTGCCCTGACCGATGGCCTCGGTGTCGATCGCGTCGTCGATGCGACGGGACCGCTGGAGCAGTCGCTGAAGTCCGTCGCACCAGGCGGCGAGGTGGCCTTCGCCGGCTACTGGCTGTCCGGCACCGAGGGGACCACCCCCATCGACCCCGCGACCCTGTTCATGGCGGGTGCGACGCTGCGCCGTGTCGCCACCGGCAGCCGCGCCCACTTCCTCGAGCTGAACCGCGCTGTCGAGACGCACCGGCTGCGTCCCGTGATCGACCAGGTGTTCCCGTTCGAGCAGGTACCCGACGCCTTCAAGTACTGCGAATCAGGCGGCGGCTTCGGCAAAGTGATCATCAGCCACACCTGA
- a CDS encoding SDR family oxidoreductase has translation MTKVLITGSGTGFGHEAAMRLAEKGFDVIASVEIWAQVQTLKRQAAERGVNLQVEKLDVTDEGDRRKALAWGVEILVNNAGVGEGGSTVDVPAENMRRQFEVNVIGPLLLTQGIAKQMVKRGSGRVVWVSSREGLNVNPFTGLYSASKHAIEAIAETMAYELQESGIEVATVNPGPFLTGFNDRMFQTWQSWEDDASERMFDYAKLAFPRPQFDPEPVYATLTAVAAGEVDTFRNLEPKSMIEETKNLQQVPWERKVSDGLRTRPRQIQASYDMEPETPVSE, from the coding sequence GTGACGAAAGTACTGATCACCGGATCGGGTACGGGTTTCGGGCATGAAGCGGCGATGCGTCTCGCGGAGAAGGGCTTTGACGTCATCGCGTCGGTCGAGATCTGGGCTCAGGTGCAGACGCTCAAGCGTCAGGCGGCCGAGCGGGGCGTGAACCTTCAGGTCGAGAAGCTCGACGTCACCGACGAAGGCGACCGCAGGAAAGCCCTGGCGTGGGGTGTCGAGATCCTGGTGAACAACGCCGGGGTGGGCGAGGGTGGCTCGACGGTGGACGTCCCGGCGGAGAACATGCGCCGGCAGTTCGAGGTCAACGTCATCGGCCCGCTCCTGCTGACGCAGGGCATCGCCAAGCAGATGGTCAAGCGAGGCAGCGGACGCGTCGTGTGGGTCTCCTCTCGCGAGGGTCTCAACGTCAATCCCTTCACCGGCCTCTACTCCGCCTCCAAACACGCCATCGAGGCCATCGCCGAGACCATGGCCTACGAGTTGCAGGAGTCCGGTATCGAGGTCGCCACCGTCAATCCGGGGCCGTTCCTGACCGGTTTCAACGACCGGATGTTCCAGACGTGGCAGAGCTGGGAGGACGACGCGTCCGAGCGGATGTTCGACTACGCGAAGCTCGCGTTCCCCCGGCCGCAGTTCGATCCCGAGCCGGTGTACGCCACGCTGACGGCGGTCGCCGCGGGCGAGGTCGACACCTTCCGCAACCTCGAACCCAAGTCGATGATCGAGGAGACCAAGAACCTCCAGCAGGTTCCCTGGGAACGAAAGGTCTCGGACGGCCTCAGGACCCGGCCCAGGCAGATTCAGGCCTCGTACGACATGGAACCTGAGACCCCGGTCTCCGAGTAA
- a CDS encoding NAD-dependent malic enzyme gives MPTRTTVLQDRFRNRGTAFTLDQRAELGITGRLPAAVETLDEQAARAYAQLRDQPSDLHKYIYLNELHDQNQVLYYRLLVDHLTELLPVVYDPTVGEAIQQWSTDFRDSRAVYLSIDRPEDVEASFASLGLGTGDVDLIVVSDAQEILGIGDWGVNGTDISIGKLAVYTAAAGIDPDRVIAVNLDVGTDNEQLLNSPYYLGNRHARVTGERYDDFVALYLETASRLFPDALLHFEDFGPSNARRILVGNAAKYRVFNDDMQGTGAIVMAAVFAALRVTRGRWAEQRLVVFGAGTAGTGMADQIHAAMLRDGATAGEAKSNIWLVDIHGLVTDDMAGLPDYQQVYARPKSEVGSWADGEIDLLTTIEQVRPTILIGTSTAHNAFTEDVVRTLAKGTERPILLPLSNPTSRIEVMPSDAVPWSGGRALIAVGIPVPPVEYDGVTYTIGQANNALLYPGLGLGTIVSGARHVTDTMLLAAAEAVAGQVDVSEPGAGLLPPVDDLRASSATVAVAVAKAAVADGVATKSHDNLIQAVQQAMWQPVYTGELPTGETQP, from the coding sequence ATGCCCACCAGGACCACCGTGCTACAAGATCGCTTTCGTAACCGCGGCACCGCGTTCACGCTGGACCAGCGTGCCGAACTCGGCATCACCGGCCGGCTGCCGGCCGCCGTGGAGACCCTCGACGAGCAGGCCGCCCGCGCGTACGCGCAGCTGCGTGACCAGCCGTCGGACCTGCACAAGTACATCTACCTCAACGAGCTCCACGACCAGAACCAGGTGCTCTACTACCGGCTCCTGGTCGACCACCTCACCGAGCTGCTGCCGGTGGTGTACGACCCCACCGTGGGCGAGGCCATCCAGCAGTGGTCCACCGACTTCCGCGACTCCCGCGCCGTGTACCTGTCGATCGACCGGCCGGAGGACGTCGAGGCCTCGTTCGCGTCGCTTGGACTCGGTACCGGCGACGTCGACCTCATCGTGGTCTCCGACGCCCAGGAGATCCTCGGCATCGGAGACTGGGGCGTGAACGGCACCGACATCTCGATCGGAAAGCTGGCCGTCTACACGGCCGCAGCCGGCATCGACCCCGACCGGGTCATCGCGGTCAACCTCGATGTCGGTACGGACAACGAGCAGCTCCTCAACAGCCCGTACTATCTCGGCAACCGCCACGCGCGGGTCACCGGAGAGCGCTACGACGACTTCGTCGCGCTCTACCTGGAAACCGCGTCCCGGCTGTTCCCGGACGCTCTGCTGCACTTCGAGGACTTCGGACCGTCGAACGCGCGGCGAATCCTGGTCGGCAACGCGGCGAAGTACCGCGTCTTCAACGACGACATGCAGGGCACCGGCGCCATCGTCATGGCCGCGGTGTTCGCCGCCCTGCGGGTGACGAGAGGACGCTGGGCCGAGCAGCGGCTCGTCGTATTCGGCGCCGGCACCGCGGGCACCGGCATGGCCGACCAGATCCACGCGGCGATGCTGCGCGACGGGGCCACGGCCGGCGAGGCGAAGAGCAACATCTGGCTCGTCGACATCCACGGGCTGGTGACCGACGACATGGCCGGCCTGCCCGACTACCAGCAGGTCTACGCCCGCCCGAAGTCCGAGGTCGGTTCCTGGGCCGACGGTGAGATCGACCTGCTCACCACCATCGAGCAGGTCAGACCGACCATCCTCATCGGCACCTCGACCGCGCACAACGCGTTCACCGAGGATGTCGTCAGGACTCTCGCGAAGGGCACGGAGCGTCCCATCCTGCTGCCATTGTCGAACCCCACCAGCCGCATCGAGGTCATGCCGTCCGACGCGGTGCCCTGGTCCGGCGGCCGGGCGTTGATCGCCGTGGGTATCCCGGTACCGCCGGTCGAGTACGACGGCGTCACCTACACCATCGGCCAGGCCAACAACGCGCTCCTCTACCCAGGCCTGGGCCTGGGCACCATCGTCTCAGGAGCCAGGCACGTCACCGACACCATGTTGCTGGCCGCGGCCGAGGCGGTGGCCGGCCAGGTCGACGTGTCCGAACCCGGCGCCGGCCTGCTGCCTCCGGTCGACGACCTGCGGGCGTCCTCGGCCACGGTCGCCGTGGCCGTGGCGAAGGCCGCCGTCGCGGACGGAGTGGCGACGAAGTCGCACGACAACCTCATCCAGGCCGTCCAGCAGGCGATGTGGCAGCCGGTGTACACCGGCGAACTTCCGACCGGCGAGACACAACCATGA
- the fumC gene encoding class II fumarate hydratase, which produces MRDVPVGIDASGRRQEFDSMGTVDVPADRYWGAQTQRSLIHFSIGDDRMPKEVYHAYGYVKKAAALVNGAAGRLPGWKVRAIVRAAEETIDGALDDHFPLYVWQTGSGTQSNMNLNEVIANRASQLLDGALGTQEPVAPNDDVNMGQSSNDSFPTAMHLASVRMIDDHLLPQAEELATTIEAKADQWKEVVKIGRTHLEDAVPLTVGQEWSGYAAQLRACVQEIDHARQGLLELALGGTAVGTGLNAPKGFSHDVAARIAELTGIPFVTAPNKFMAQGSLDPMVRAHGALRGLAVALMKIANDMRWLASGPRTGFAELLLPQNEPGSSIMPGKVNPTQCEAIVMIAIQVLGDDTAVAFAGSQGNFELNAMRPLIINNFLHSARILADGMEKFRTFSVSGTELNRDKITQYVNESLMLVTALSPTIGYQNAAHIAESALANGQTLKEAALASGHVDEKTFDAVVDPLSMVGHGVSGA; this is translated from the coding sequence ATGAGGGACGTTCCCGTCGGCATCGACGCGTCTGGGCGGCGTCAGGAGTTCGACAGCATGGGCACGGTCGACGTGCCGGCGGACCGCTACTGGGGCGCGCAGACACAACGCTCCCTGATCCACTTCTCGATCGGGGACGACCGGATGCCGAAGGAGGTCTATCACGCCTACGGCTACGTGAAGAAGGCGGCGGCACTGGTCAACGGCGCCGCCGGGCGGCTGCCCGGCTGGAAGGTCCGGGCGATCGTACGGGCCGCCGAAGAAACGATCGACGGCGCCCTCGACGATCATTTCCCGCTGTACGTGTGGCAGACCGGGTCCGGGACCCAGAGCAACATGAACCTCAACGAGGTGATCGCCAACCGGGCGTCACAGCTCCTGGACGGCGCGCTCGGCACGCAGGAGCCGGTGGCCCCGAACGACGACGTCAACATGGGGCAGTCCAGCAACGACAGCTTCCCCACCGCCATGCACCTCGCGTCCGTACGGATGATCGACGACCACCTGCTCCCGCAGGCCGAAGAGCTCGCGACCACGATCGAGGCCAAGGCCGACCAGTGGAAGGAGGTCGTCAAGATCGGGCGGACCCATCTCGAGGACGCCGTCCCCCTGACCGTCGGGCAGGAATGGTCCGGGTACGCCGCCCAGCTACGCGCCTGCGTCCAGGAGATCGACCACGCCCGGCAGGGCCTCCTGGAGCTGGCACTCGGTGGCACCGCCGTCGGGACGGGGTTGAACGCCCCGAAAGGGTTCAGCCATGACGTCGCGGCGCGGATCGCCGAGCTGACCGGCATACCGTTCGTCACGGCGCCGAACAAGTTCATGGCACAGGGGTCGCTCGACCCGATGGTGCGGGCTCACGGCGCGCTTCGCGGGCTCGCCGTCGCCTTGATGAAGATCGCCAACGACATGCGATGGCTGGCCTCCGGACCACGCACCGGCTTCGCCGAACTGCTGCTGCCGCAGAACGAGCCGGGGTCCTCGATCATGCCGGGCAAGGTCAACCCGACCCAGTGCGAGGCCATCGTGATGATCGCCATCCAGGTGCTCGGCGACGACACCGCAGTCGCCTTCGCCGGAAGCCAGGGCAACTTCGAGCTCAACGCGATGCGCCCGTTGATCATCAACAACTTCCTGCACTCCGCGCGCATCCTCGCCGACGGAATGGAGAAGTTCCGCACCTTCTCCGTCAGCGGCACCGAGCTCAACCGGGACAAGATCACGCAGTACGTGAACGAGAGCCTGATGCTGGTCACGGCGCTGAGCCCCACCATCGGCTACCAGAACGCCGCGCACATCGCCGAGTCCGCGCTGGCCAACGGCCAGACCCTGAAAGAGGCCGCTCTGGCGAGCGGCCACGTCGACGAGAAGACCTTCGACGCGGTCGTCGACCCGCTCTCGATGGTCGGCCACGGCGTCTCCGGCGCTTGA
- a CDS encoding response regulator has protein sequence MSTTSTPIRCVIVDDNRHFLHTVNDVLSYEGITVVGLASKSDEALSHACLHRPDVVLVDVNLGPKSGFDLTRRLMAAAPAWQPTVILMSTYAEEDVRPMLETSPAAAYIPKIAISGPAIRRAHREYRERGRPSTGRHRMVATPGHADERDDRRAHAADRKEGGGGWSTTSGPTVWPGSGNVFCKRRKCHPTGCGPG, from the coding sequence GTGAGTACGACGAGCACACCCATTCGTTGCGTCATCGTCGATGACAACCGTCACTTCCTGCACACCGTCAACGACGTGCTCAGCTATGAGGGAATCACCGTGGTCGGCCTTGCCTCGAAGAGCGACGAGGCCCTCAGCCATGCCTGCCTGCACCGGCCCGACGTCGTCCTCGTGGACGTCAACTTGGGGCCGAAGAGCGGTTTCGACCTCACGCGGCGGCTGATGGCGGCGGCACCCGCCTGGCAGCCGACCGTGATTTTGATGTCCACCTACGCTGAAGAGGACGTCAGGCCCATGCTCGAGACCAGCCCCGCCGCCGCGTACATCCCGAAGATCGCCATCTCCGGGCCCGCCATCCGCCGGGCCCATCGCGAGTATCGGGAGCGCGGGCGGCCTTCGACGGGACGTCATCGAATGGTCGCGACGCCCGGCCATGCCGATGAGCGCGACGACAGACGGGCCCATGCCGCAGATCGGAAGGAAGGAGGGGGTGGGTGGTCGACGACATCAGGGCCGACAGTGTGGCCCGGGTCCGGGAACGTTTTCTGCAAGCGGAGGAAGTGTCACCCGACCGGCTGCGGGCCGGGATAG
- a CDS encoding DUF4387 domain-containing protein, translated as MTDERRPTLGELAQEVRSKNAGPFWVTMELFMCSAEDYATVADEDFINEEVIARLYELDPADVQIFRIPVLNVVKISFPRPVAQGSLRDRDVHAGQHHVPLAALVPA; from the coding sequence ATGACCGATGAGCGCCGGCCCACGCTGGGCGAACTGGCCCAGGAAGTGCGTTCCAAGAACGCCGGCCCCTTCTGGGTCACCATGGAGCTCTTCATGTGCTCGGCCGAGGACTACGCGACCGTCGCGGACGAGGACTTCATCAACGAGGAGGTCATCGCGCGGCTGTACGAACTCGACCCGGCGGACGTCCAGATCTTCCGCATCCCCGTCCTCAACGTCGTCAAGATCTCCTTTCCCCGGCCGGTGGCCCAGGGCAGCCTGCGCGATCGGGATGTTCACGCGGGCCAGCACCACGTCCCCTTGGCGGCACTCGTACCCGCCTGA